One genomic window of Comamonas serinivorans includes the following:
- a CDS encoding CinA family protein, translated as MTASTPLARSPSDVVALADLLRAKGWKMCTAESCTGGMIGAACIDLAGSSDWFDRGWITYSNTAKVEELGVPLRDIRSEGAVSEVVARAMVAGAVTRAKQAVGVAVTGVAGPGGGSADKPVGTVWFAWSVQGQVHAECQRFDGDRSAVRQATLAHALRVLRERVAAA; from the coding sequence ATGACCGCTTCCACACCCCTTGCTCGCTCCCCGTCCGACGTGGTCGCCCTGGCCGACCTGCTGCGCGCCAAAGGCTGGAAGATGTGCACGGCCGAAAGCTGCACGGGCGGCATGATCGGCGCCGCCTGCATCGACCTGGCCGGCTCCAGCGACTGGTTCGATCGCGGCTGGATCACCTACTCCAACACCGCCAAGGTGGAGGAGCTGGGCGTACCCCTGCGTGACATCCGCAGCGAGGGCGCCGTCAGCGAAGTCGTGGCCCGCGCCATGGTCGCAGGCGCGGTCACCCGTGCCAAGCAGGCCGTCGGCGTGGCCGTCACGGGCGTTGCGGGCCCGGGCGGTGGCAGCGCGGACAAACCGGTCGGCACCGTGTGGTTTGCCTGGTCGGTGCAAGGCCAGGTGCATGCCGAATGCCAGCGTTTTGACGGCGACCGCAGCGCCGTGCGACAAGCCACGCTGGCCCACGCGCTGCGCGTGCTGCGCGAACGCGTGGCCGCCGCCTGA